A single genomic interval of Anopheles marshallii chromosome 2, idAnoMarsDA_429_01, whole genome shotgun sequence harbors:
- the LOC128718306 gene encoding uncharacterized protein LOC128718306 produces the protein MENVRRVKKSGMLSKLAKKIREECEREWEAENQPGTSGRQDTQTGPDPSVPVDDSVEEIFLDDDIGVPEDDEYEEEWLEQSFMESDEEWHTALNDLLAIVRESTDYFVPKDSRTFLKTPIDVGKALTTASGGQLWYEGIEKSLQYHFRSRIPAVNEISINLFVDGLPLHQSGPTQLWPIMIQLHELPEVPILVIGTYCGMGKPNNVEEYLRPLATDLNHVLENGVHINHTKIYVRIRAFIADSPARAFIKGVANYNAANGCIKCKIVGRRRNARMTFEGTAEARTDAEFRSGQYVIGHQKRPTPLLDVIGFDMVKTITVADDLHILHLGVTKRLLEGYVEGNLTPVSKWTVGEQREISNILVSTQLPVEIHRVMRSLKHLKYWKGSELRTFLNLIIIPLLKGRIHDDEYRHFKKLYVAVTLLSSKHFEQHWNFAAALLEKFVLDFGLHYDRSYINSNVHNLLHIAADVREFGPLHTLSSYPFEGKLQFIKGLVRTGHRTLAQVVSRLTELRELEASVNIDNNIQYPIVKNKKNEAILHIKSRFTLRKGDRNGWFLTKNDKLVRYSNVREVSGSYVIEGQQLLEAKTAFSGPINSEVIFNYEGSVANISDDTVQDMEMEIEELVPTIEQGAATLMLLLLEEEEEEEEEQSREEDTGSCCTTDLFLEREDVWSQLFQTIDGEGPNNRYNGFLRLNREELCISDRAGSL, from the exons atggaaaacgtgAGACGTGTGAAGAAAAGTGGAATGCTCAGTAAGCTGGCCAAGAAAATAAGGGAAGAGTGCGAACGTGAATGGGAGGCAGAAAACCAACCAGGAACCAGCGGACGCCAAGATACGCAAACAG ggcCTGATCCTTCTGTTCCTGTTGACGATTCTGTGGAGGAGATTTTCTTGGACGACGATATTGGTGTACCAGAGGACGACGAGTATGAGGAAGAATGGCTGGAACAATCTTTTATGGAGAGCGACGAAGAATGGCATACCGCTCTAAACGACTTGTTGGCGATTGTTCGTGAATCTACGGATTATTTTGTTCCGAAAGATTCAAGGACTTTTTTGAAGACGCCCATTGATGTTGGGAAGGCACTTACTACGGCGTCTGGTGGCCAACTTTGGTACGAAGGGATTGAAAAATCTTTGCAGTACCATTTTAg ATCTCGCATTCCTGCAGTTAATGAGATTTCAATTAACTTGTTCGTAGATGGTCTTCCACTGCATCAAAGTGGTCCAACTCAGCTATGGCCGATAATGATCCAGCTTCACGAGTTGCCGGAAGTTCCTATCTTGGTGATAGGGACATATTGTGGCATGGGGAAACCAAATAACGTAGAAGAGTATTTGAGACCCCTAGCGACAGATTTGAACCATGTTTTAGAAAACGGAGTTCATATCAACCATACAAAAATATACGTACGCATAAGAGCTTTCATTGCGGATTCCCCAGCTCGAGCATTTATTAAAG gaGTTGCTAATTATAATGCTGCTAATGGTTGcattaaatgtaaaattgtGGGAAGACGTAGAAATGCCAGAATGACGTTCGAAGGAACAGCAGAAGCAAGGACTGATGCAGAATTTAGAAGTGGACAATATGTTATTGGGCATCAGAAAAGACCAACGCCACTTTTAGACGTTATAGGATTCGATATGGTGAAAACAATAACTGTAGCAGACGATCTGCACATATTACATTTAGGAGTTACGAAGAGGCTTTTAGAAGGTTATGTAGAAGGTAACTTAACGCCAGTTTCTAAATGGACGGTAGGAGAACAAAGGGAAATATCGAATATATTAGTAAGCACTCAATTGCCTGTAGAGATACATAGAGTTATGAGGTCTCTGAAGCATCTGAAGTATTGGAAGGGGTCCGAGTTACGCACTTTTCTCAACCTTATTATTATACCATTGCTTAAAGGACGAATTCACGATGACGAATATCggcattttaaaaaattatatgtTGCAGTAACGTTGCTGTCTAGTAAGCATTTTGAGCAACATTGGAATTTTGCGGCCGCTCTGTTAGAAAAGTTTGTGCTTGATTTCGGACTTCATTATGATAGATCATACATAAATAGTAATGTACATAACTTGTTACATATAGCTGCTGATGTGCGTGAATTCGGGCCTCTTCACACCTTATCTTCCTATCCCTTTGAAGGAAAATTGCAATTTATAAAAGGTTTAGTTAGGACAGGTCATAGAACGCTAGCACAAGTAGTCAGTAGATTAACCGAACTTAGAGAATTAGAAGCTAGTGTAAATATTGACAACAATATACAATATCCAATAGTgaagaataagaaaaatgAGGCAATATTACATATTAAGTCTAGATTTACGTTAAGAAAAGGTGATAGGAACGGCTGgtttttgacaaaaaatgataaactAGTTAGATATAGCAACGTCAGAGAAGTATCCGGATCATATGTTATAGAAGGTCAGCAGTTGTTAGAAGCGAAAACAGCATTTAGTGGTCCGATTAATTCAGAAGTTATATTCAATTATGAAGGTAGTGTAGCAAATATTTCCGACGATACGGTTCaa gacatggaaatggaaatagaaGAACTAGTTCCAACCATTGAACAGGGAGCAGCCACGTTAATGCTACTATTACtagaagaggaagaggaagaggaagaggaacaATCCCGGGAGGAGGACACCGGTTCGTGCTGTACAACTGATTTGTTTTTAGAGAGGGAAGATGTGTGGAGCCAGTTGTTCCAGACAATCGATGGGGAAGGCCCGAACAACCGGTACAACGGCTTCCTTAGGCTCAACCGTGAGGAGCTTTGTATCTCCGATCGTGCAGGAAGTTTGTGA
- the LOC128718307 gene encoding uncharacterized protein LOC128718307 → MDGRGHKELLAVPGTWIQGTSKGKTFENAFSTIMKKIEFLTNESVNANLDRLDRLENAVCTISAKLDILTDKTIVPTTLRRVKNNIGFEMITKEQELGMFESNLNDVKYFNEISAWLEDNIFENTPENRMIEILDLLFSKQFLPKCSWTGISKGGEKLSMMTYRNILEVVRVHGSTSDVSITKKDIARFFMKKLKNAAKRAATKGLRKSTQHKFN, encoded by the exons ATGGATGGTCGAGGCCATAAGGAGCTGTTGGCAGTTCCTGGGACATGGATCCAGGGAACTAGTAAAGGAAAGAC ATTTGAAAATGCCTTCTCCACTATcatgaagaaaattgaatttctaaCTAACGAAAGTGTTAATGCAAATCTCGATCGTTTGGATAGGCTAGAAAACGCAGTATGTACTATTTCAGCCAAACTAGACATACTAACGGACAAAACAATAGTTCCAACAACTTTGCGCCGTGTGAAAAACAACATAGGGTTCGAAATGATTACCAAAGAACAAGAATTAGGCATGTTTGAAAGCAATTTAAatgatgttaaatattttaatgaaatttctgCTTGGTTGGAagacaatatttttgaaaacacTCCCGAGAACCGTATGATAGAAATTTTAGACTTGCttttttctaaacaatttttaccaaaatgcAGTTGGACAGGTATTAGTAAGGGTGGAGAAAAGCTGTCAATGATGACGTATAGAAATATTCTCGAAGTAGTGAGAGTTCATGGTAGCACGAGCGATgtttcaataacaaaaaaagatatagCGCggttttttatgaaaaaattgaaaaatgcgGCAAAACGAGCTGCAACTAAAGGTTTACGTAAAAGCACAcagcataaatttaattaa